A single region of the Vicia villosa cultivar HV-30 ecotype Madison, WI linkage group LG4, Vvil1.0, whole genome shotgun sequence genome encodes:
- the LOC131599241 gene encoding polygalacturonase-like, with the protein MMKNFKISIIISFLYFLADLVAAQSGVFDITKFGGAPDADITKAFTTAWNEACASTTAAKIVIPVGTYKMGLLEVKGPCKAPVEVQVDGTIQAPPNNADLKGAEQWIRFDGIDSLTVSGKGVFDGQGATAWKDASIAWKDKDHGKGSKLRAINVYFANCKNCLVTGVTSKDSKYFHFMVLGCTNIKFDAVKIIAPDESPNTDGIHLGRSNGVTIINTDIGTGDDCVSLGDGSKNVTVENVKCGPGHGISVGSLGKYPNEEDVAGFIVKNCTLTKTENGVRIKTWPDTPGKITVSDMHFEDITMNDVMNPVIVDQEYCPWNQCSKKNPSQIKLSKVTFKNIKGTSGTSEGVIIICSSGVPCDGVELNNVDLTFNGAPAVAKCSHVKPVVTGKAPVCGGSASASPSASPTSPSASPSASPASTSASPSASPTSDSTSPSASPASASASPSTSPASSSASPSTSPASAPA; encoded by the exons atgatgaagaacttcaaaatttccataaTTATTTCATTCCTATATTTTCTAGCGGACCTTGTTGCAGCTCAATCCGGGGTCTTTGACATAACAAAATTTGGTGGAGCACCAGATGCAGATATCACCAAG GCTTTCACCACTGCTTGGAACGAAGCATGTGCATCAACAACTGCCGCCAAAATTGTGATTCCGGTTGGTACATACAAGATGGGTTTATTAGAAGTTAAAGGTCCTTGTAAGGCTCCTGTTGAAGTTCAAGTCGATGGCACAATTCAAGCACCTCCAAACAATGCTGACCTTAAAGGAGCTGAACAATGGATCAGGTTTGATGGTATAGACTCCCTTACCGTATCTGGGAAAGGAGTTTTTGATGGTCAAGGTGCAACTGCATGGAAAGATGCCTCAATTGCTTGGAAAGATAAAGATCATGGAAAAGGTTCCAAACTACGCGCAATT AATGTGTATTTTGCAAACTGCAAAAACTGCTTGGTCACTGGTGTTACATCTAAGGACAgcaaatattttcattttatggTTCTGGGGTGTACCAATATCAAATTTGATGCCGTCAAAATTATAGCTCCTGATGAAAGTCCTAACACTGATGGAATCCACTTGGGAAGATCAAATGGTGTTACAATTATTAATACCGACATTGGCACTGGAGATGATTGCGTATCATTGGGTGATGGTAGCAAAAATGTAACTGTCGAAAATGTGAAATGTGGACCTGGACATGGTATTAGTGTTGGAAGCCTTGGAAAGTATCCAAATGAAGAGGATGTAGCAGGTTTTATAGTTAAGAATTGTACTCTTACAAAAACTGAAAATGGTGTGAGGATTAAGACTTGGCCTGATACACCAGGAAAAATTACTGTTAGTGATATGCATTTTGAAGATATTACCATGAATGATGTCATGAACCCTGTCATCGTTGATCAAGAGTATTGTCCATGGAATCAATGTTCCAAAAAG AATCCATCACAAATAAAGCTAAGCAAGGTTACATTCAAGAACATTAAGGGTACATCTGGAACATCAGAAGGAGTGATTATTATTTGTAGCAGTGGTGTACCATGCGATGGTGTGGAGTTAAATAATGTTGATCTCACATTCAATGGAGCACCAGCAGTAGCTAAATGTTCTCATGTAAAACCAGTAGTTACAGGAAAAGCTCCTGTTTGCGGAGGTTCAGCTTCGGCATCACCTTCAGCTTCACCAACTTCTCCTTCAGCATCACCTTCAGCTTCACCAGCTTCAACTTCAGCATCACCTTCAGCTTCACCAACTTCGGATTCTACATCACCTTCAGCTTCACCAGCTTCAGCTTCAGCATCACCTTCAACTTCACCAGCTTCAAGTTCAGCATCACCTTCAACTTCACCAGCTTCAGCTCCtgcttaa